From the Paucidesulfovibrio gracilis DSM 16080 genome, one window contains:
- the dapB gene encoding 4-hydroxy-tetrahydrodipicolinate reductase: MTDVIIMGAKGRMGATLANLALADPELNLVGVTERSRNIKELEALGCPVVEDLDNLLADAPGAVIVDFTSPESTMKMVETAGRRGNPAVIGTTGLDAAQQKQLAESANSQPLFWAPNMSVGVNVLLKMLPMLVQALGPAYDMEMVETHHRMKKDAPSGTALKLAQCLAEARGWEYDDVKNHCRDGIIGARPEEEIGVQTLRGGDVVGDHTMFFFGPGERIEVTHRAHSRETFAQGALRAAKWLAGQKPGKLYTMQDLF; the protein is encoded by the coding sequence ATGACGGATGTAATTATCATGGGAGCCAAGGGGCGCATGGGAGCGACCCTCGCCAACCTAGCCCTGGCTGATCCAGAGCTGAATCTTGTCGGTGTTACGGAGCGGAGCCGCAATATCAAAGAGCTTGAAGCCCTTGGCTGTCCGGTTGTGGAAGATCTGGACAACCTGCTTGCGGACGCTCCTGGCGCCGTAATCGTAGATTTTACTTCGCCTGAGTCCACGATGAAGATGGTGGAAACGGCCGGTAGGCGCGGTAACCCTGCCGTCATCGGTACGACCGGTCTCGATGCCGCACAGCAAAAGCAACTGGCTGAATCGGCCAATTCACAGCCTCTTTTCTGGGCGCCGAATATGAGTGTGGGCGTGAATGTGTTGCTTAAGATGCTCCCTATGCTGGTGCAGGCTCTTGGTCCCGCTTATGATATGGAAATGGTGGAGACACATCACAGAATGAAAAAGGATGCGCCCAGCGGAACAGCCTTGAAGCTGGCTCAGTGCCTTGCCGAAGCCCGGGGCTGGGAGTATGATGATGTCAAGAATCATTGCCGCGATGGCATTATCGGAGCGCGGCCGGAAGAAGAGATCGGCGTGCAGACCCTGCGCGGTGGAGATGTTGTCGGGGACCACACCATGTTCTTTTTTGGTCCGGGAGAGCGGATCGAGGTGACGCATCGGGCCCATTCGCGGGAAACCTTTGCTCAAGGGGCGTTGCGTGCGGCTAAGTGGCTTGCCGGGCAGAAGCCTGGGAAACTCTACACCATGCAGGATTTGTTTTAG
- a CDS encoding Hpt domain-containing protein: MPNEPISKPWFDKMKGKEAFITRLFTVFLREEPQRVAKIRTAMESRQLGEVTYLAHSLKGAAATLGAEPLHEACLQLELAAKSEDEGQSVEALRQLDEQIERVYERMQDWLKLQ; encoded by the coding sequence ATGCCCAACGAGCCGATCAGCAAACCGTGGTTTGACAAGATGAAAGGAAAAGAAGCTTTCATAACCAGATTGTTCACGGTTTTCCTCCGGGAAGAGCCTCAACGTGTGGCCAAAATCCGCACTGCCATGGAATCCCGACAACTCGGCGAAGTGACATATCTGGCCCACTCCCTGAAAGGGGCCGCTGCAACCCTCGGAGCCGAACCTTTGCATGAGGCCTGCCTGCAATTGGAACTGGCGGCAAAAAGTGAAGATGAAGGACAATCCGTTGAGGCCTTGCGCCAGCTGGATGAACAAATCGAACGGGTCTACGAGCGCATGCAGGACTGGCTGAAACTGCAGTAA
- a CDS encoding ACT domain-containing protein: MKVDQLSIFLENRAGRLAEVTKILSDSGVNIRALSLADTSDFGILRLIVSDFEKARNELKNKGFTVGRTTVVALEIDDSPGGLNNVLAILQGENINVEYMYAFVHQSSNNAVIIFRFDRTDQAIELLQKNNLTIIPGEQLYNI, from the coding sequence ATGAAGGTTGATCAGCTGTCCATCTTTCTTGAAAACAGGGCCGGACGCCTTGCGGAAGTGACGAAAATCCTTAGCGACAGCGGCGTGAACATCCGGGCGCTGTCCCTGGCGGATACCTCAGACTTCGGCATCCTGCGACTCATTGTTTCCGACTTTGAAAAAGCCCGCAACGAACTGAAGAACAAAGGTTTCACAGTGGGCCGCACCACTGTTGTGGCCCTGGAAATCGATGACAGCCCGGGTGGGCTGAACAATGTTCTCGCCATTTTGCAGGGAGAAAACATCAATGTGGAGTACATGTACGCCTTTGTACACCAAAGCTCTAACAACGCGGTGATCATCTTCCGATTCGATCGCACGGACCAGGCCATAGAATTGTTGCAAAAAAACAATCTGACCATTATCCCGGGCGAACAACTCTACAACATCTAA
- a CDS encoding phenylacetate--CoA ligase family protein, which translates to MIFDVEHETMPREDLEKLQLRRLKALVERVYHNVPFYKKRLEEKGIRPGDINSLDDVRHLPFTEKQDLRNNYPYGLFAVNMENIVRIHSSSGTTGKATVVGYTHRDVRTWASLMGRCLNAAGVGPGDILHNAYGYGLFTGGLGAHYGAEAAGATVIPMSGGATRRQIMIIKDFMATAICCTPSYALHLAETAGELGIDFRKLPLKVGIFGAEPWSEAMRKDIEGKLNIKALDIYGLSEIMGPGVGIECAEAQNGLHMQEDHFLLEVIDPASGEPVQPGELGELVITTLTKEAIPLLRYRTRDLTRLETTPCRCGRTTARMMRVQGRSDDMLIIRGVNVFPQQIESILLDTDGLAPHYQLVVDRKGPMDTLTVRVEVSESVFSDEIKGLQSLEKKVQGAIKEFLGVTAAVKLVEPKGIERSMGKAQRIIDLRKEAK; encoded by the coding sequence ATGATTTTCGACGTGGAACATGAAACCATGCCCAGGGAAGATCTGGAGAAATTGCAATTACGCCGCCTCAAGGCCTTGGTGGAACGAGTCTACCATAATGTTCCTTTTTACAAAAAGCGCCTTGAAGAAAAAGGGATACGTCCGGGCGACATCAACAGCCTCGACGATGTACGCCACCTGCCCTTTACGGAAAAGCAAGATCTCCGCAACAACTACCCCTACGGACTTTTCGCCGTCAACATGGAGAACATCGTCCGCATCCACTCCTCCTCAGGGACAACGGGCAAAGCCACCGTGGTGGGCTACACGCATCGCGACGTCCGTACCTGGGCGTCCCTCATGGGGCGGTGCCTCAACGCCGCCGGAGTCGGTCCCGGCGACATTCTCCACAACGCATACGGGTACGGACTCTTCACCGGCGGGCTGGGCGCCCATTACGGCGCGGAAGCGGCAGGAGCCACGGTCATCCCTATGTCCGGCGGGGCCACACGTCGTCAGATCATGATCATCAAGGATTTCATGGCCACAGCCATCTGCTGCACCCCCTCCTATGCACTGCACTTGGCAGAAACCGCCGGGGAGCTAGGCATCGACTTCAGAAAACTTCCACTGAAGGTAGGAATATTCGGGGCCGAACCCTGGTCCGAAGCCATGCGCAAGGACATCGAAGGCAAACTGAACATCAAAGCCTTGGATATCTACGGTCTTTCCGAAATCATGGGACCAGGCGTCGGCATCGAATGCGCTGAGGCGCAAAACGGACTGCACATGCAGGAAGACCATTTCTTGCTGGAAGTCATTGACCCCGCTTCCGGCGAACCGGTTCAGCCCGGCGAACTGGGAGAACTCGTCATCACCACTCTGACCAAAGAAGCCATCCCGCTATTGCGCTACCGCACCCGCGATCTGACCAGACTGGAGACCACGCCCTGTCGTTGCGGCCGAACCACGGCCCGGATGATGCGCGTCCAAGGCCGGTCCGACGACATGCTCATCATCCGCGGTGTGAACGTATTCCCGCAACAGATCGAATCCATCCTTCTGGACACCGACGGCCTAGCCCCCCACTACCAACTGGTGGTGGATCGCAAAGGCCCGATGGATACCCTTACTGTCCGCGTCGAAGTCAGCGAAAGCGTTTTCTCAGATGAAATCAAAGGGCTGCAATCCCTTGAAAAGAAGGTACAGGGCGCCATCAAGGAATTCCTTGGGGTCACGGCCGCCGTTAAACTGGTAGAGCCCAAGGGCATTGAACGCTCCATGGGCAAGGCGCAACGCATCATTGATTTGCGCAAGGAAGCCAAGTAG
- a CDS encoding nitroreductase family protein encodes MNFAKLVAATRSVRRFHEDRAIGLEVLRTLTDLARQTGSAGNLQPLRYVLSNDPATNERIFSRLVWAAYLKDWKGPESGERPAGYVVVCAEAGAKDANARVDAGIACQTMLLAAREKGLGGCMLGSVDRAGLRLDLDIPENVNILYVLAFGEPLEQVVLEPLGEDGGVKYWRDEKEVHHVPKRGLEELILSTFERGKPEKND; translated from the coding sequence ATGAACTTTGCGAAACTTGTTGCCGCGACCCGATCGGTACGGCGTTTCCATGAGGATCGAGCGATTGGTTTGGAGGTGTTGCGGACGCTGACGGACCTGGCGCGTCAAACTGGATCCGCCGGGAATCTGCAACCACTTCGGTATGTTTTGAGCAATGATCCCGCAACCAATGAGCGTATTTTTTCCCGGCTGGTGTGGGCGGCGTACCTTAAGGACTGGAAAGGACCGGAATCCGGGGAGCGTCCTGCCGGGTACGTCGTGGTCTGTGCTGAAGCCGGGGCAAAGGATGCCAATGCGCGCGTTGATGCAGGGATCGCCTGCCAGACCATGCTGCTCGCCGCTCGGGAGAAAGGGCTTGGCGGATGTATGCTCGGATCAGTGGATCGGGCCGGATTGCGTCTGGATCTGGACATTCCGGAAAACGTGAATATTTTATATGTGCTTGCATTCGGCGAACCGTTGGAGCAGGTCGTGCTGGAACCGCTCGGCGAGGACGGCGGAGTGAAATATTGGCGTGATGAGAAAGAGGTGCATCATGTGCCCAAGCGGGGGCTTGAGGAATTAATTCTTTCCACGTTTGAACGCGGGAAACCGGAAAAGAATGATTGA
- the rsfS gene encoding ribosome silencing factor produces the protein MIEKEKTHSLLDRSEKLELLARWLTEKQASKLVALDVEGLCPITETLLVVTARGVRHAQGLADMLLDRSSEDNIEYLGMEGYKGGAWILMDFNDVVVHIFQEEHRALYNLEGLWAEAKVMPLPEDGEDQ, from the coding sequence ATGATTGAAAAAGAAAAGACACATAGCTTGCTGGATCGTTCCGAAAAATTAGAACTTTTGGCTCGTTGGCTTACGGAGAAACAGGCTTCGAAGCTTGTGGCGCTTGATGTGGAGGGGCTTTGCCCCATCACAGAGACCTTGCTTGTGGTGACCGCCCGTGGTGTGCGCCATGCGCAGGGGCTGGCGGATATGCTCTTGGACCGTTCCAGCGAAGACAACATTGAGTATCTTGGCATGGAAGGCTACAAGGGTGGAGCCTGGATTTTAATGGATTTCAATGACGTGGTTGTTCATATTTTTCAGGAAGAGCACCGCGCCCTATATAATCTTGAAGGGTTATGGGCCGAGGCCAAGGTCATGCCCTTGCCCGAGGACGGCGAAGACCAATGA
- the gpmI gene encoding 2,3-bisphosphoglycerate-independent phosphoglycerate mutase encodes MSTPYTPTLLLILDGWGVAPDGPGNAVAKAHTPNLNRLMKHWPRTTLECSGRAVGLPDGFMGNSEVGHMNIGAGRIVYQDMTRIDMAMEDGSLKENPALLELMRRTGEQGGRLHFLGLLSDGGVHSHQKHLYALLEMAREQGLQDVFVHAFLDGRDTPPTSGMGYVKAFRDVRRRMDFGRIATLMGRYYAMDRDTRYDRTKIAWDALVHGQGEKVDGAVRGVRDAYVIGETDEFVKPRLVSDVDGVIRDGDGVFLFNFRADRMRQLARALFSDAFDAFDRGRRPRLAGLASMTQYDASFPFPVAFPPQRLDGCLGQAVSQLGLRQLRIAETEKYAHVTYFLNCGREEPYPGEERRMVPSPRDVATYDLKPEMSAEQVTSELLKELADYDLTVCNLANLDMVGHTGRIDATVLAAETVDACVGRLVDAVLKQHGRILLTADHGNAEEMLDAEGEPQTAHSKNAVPFVLIEDGMEGRVLKPGKLGDIAPTLLHLWGAAPPAGMAGEILVEETN; translated from the coding sequence ATGAGCACCCCGTATACCCCGACGCTGCTGCTTATTCTGGACGGTTGGGGCGTAGCTCCGGATGGACCGGGCAATGCCGTGGCCAAAGCGCACACTCCCAATTTGAACCGGCTTATGAAACACTGGCCCCGAACCACCCTGGAGTGCTCGGGGCGGGCCGTGGGGCTGCCCGACGGGTTTATGGGCAATTCCGAAGTGGGACATATGAATATTGGTGCTGGCCGAATCGTCTATCAGGATATGACCCGTATCGACATGGCCATGGAAGATGGTTCCTTGAAAGAAAATCCCGCCTTGCTTGAGCTGATGCGGCGCACCGGCGAGCAAGGAGGACGACTTCATTTTCTCGGCCTGCTTTCGGATGGCGGCGTGCACAGTCATCAGAAGCATTTGTATGCATTGTTGGAGATGGCTCGCGAGCAAGGGCTTCAGGACGTATTCGTCCACGCCTTTCTGGATGGACGCGATACTCCGCCTACGAGCGGAATGGGGTATGTCAAGGCATTCAGAGACGTGCGCCGGCGAATGGATTTCGGACGCATCGCCACGCTTATGGGCCGGTATTACGCCATGGATCGGGACACCCGGTATGATCGGACCAAAATCGCATGGGATGCGTTGGTCCACGGTCAGGGGGAAAAGGTGGACGGTGCTGTTCGAGGGGTGCGTGACGCGTATGTCATTGGAGAAACCGATGAATTCGTGAAGCCCCGCCTTGTTTCGGATGTTGATGGCGTTATTCGCGATGGGGATGGCGTGTTTCTGTTTAACTTTCGCGCCGACCGCATGCGCCAGCTGGCCCGTGCCCTGTTCAGCGATGCATTCGATGCCTTTGATCGTGGGCGTAGACCCCGGCTGGCGGGGTTGGCGAGCATGACGCAGTATGACGCTTCGTTTCCTTTTCCCGTAGCGTTTCCCCCCCAGCGTTTGGATGGCTGTCTGGGACAGGCGGTTTCCCAGCTCGGGCTTCGTCAGTTGCGCATTGCGGAAACGGAAAAATATGCACATGTGACGTATTTTCTCAATTGTGGTCGGGAAGAACCGTATCCCGGCGAAGAACGGAGAATGGTCCCCTCGCCTCGTGATGTGGCTACGTATGACCTCAAGCCTGAAATGAGCGCGGAGCAGGTCACTTCGGAACTGCTGAAGGAACTTGCCGATTATGATTTGACGGTGTGCAACCTCGCCAACTTGGATATGGTGGGCCATACCGGTCGTATTGATGCCACGGTGTTGGCGGCGGAAACAGTGGATGCCTGCGTCGGCCGCTTGGTTGACGCGGTTCTCAAGCAGCATGGACGGATTTTATTGACGGCGGATCATGGCAATGCCGAGGAAATGCTTGATGCCGAGGGGGAACCGCAGACCGCGCACTCGAAAAATGCCGTGCCTTTTGTGCTGATTGAGGACGGCATGGAAGGACGTGTGCTCAAGCCCGGAAAGCTGGGAGACATCGCACCGACATTGTTGCATCTTTGGGGAGCGGCCCCCCCCGCAGGAATGGCGGGTGAAATTCTTGTCGAGGAGACGAACTAA
- a CDS encoding MBL fold metallo-hydrolase RNA specificity domain-containing protein, whose amino-acid sequence MKISFLGAAQTVTGSCYKLECGETRFLVDAGMFQGNKEIEKRNADTERYDPKKLDFILVTHAHIDHSGLLPRLVKKGFRGKIYTSEPTRDLLEIMLLDSAHIQEMEAEYVNRKRNRRGGGDVEPLYTQADVEKTLPLIETVQYESAFEPAPNITVRFRDAGHILGSAFIRIEYEEEGKSTSLLFSGDLGRPEQLIVNDPAVAVTPDYLFLESTYGNRNHKDDSNSLDELAEAVQYSHSHGEKVVIPAFAVERSQQIIYSLFLLYKQGRLPADMPVYLDSPMAIRATEVFRSHPEYFDAETRRYLQNGEDPLDLPNLKFTLSTAESQAINSTPGPAVVISASGMATAGRIKHHLKHNLWKSGASVVFVGYQGVGTPGRKIVNGAEKIRLFGEDVAVKARVFTINGFSGHAGQSELLDWVSRFHADRMKIFLVHGEPAAQQEFAGLLQERFGLDVHIPDHLEEAVLAPGEVLETVRHAETARPSVDWDFLVGDSERLLGELQNRIAGLKEKTWVEQTEIRDRLMTVNRLMVELISEI is encoded by the coding sequence ATGAAGATTTCTTTTCTGGGTGCAGCTCAAACCGTAACCGGTTCCTGTTACAAGCTGGAGTGTGGCGAGACTAGGTTCCTGGTGGACGCCGGTATGTTTCAGGGCAACAAGGAAATTGAAAAACGCAATGCGGATACAGAGAGATATGACCCAAAGAAATTGGATTTCATCCTTGTTACCCATGCCCACATCGATCACAGCGGACTGCTGCCCCGGTTGGTGAAAAAAGGGTTCCGCGGGAAGATTTATACTTCCGAGCCTACGCGGGATCTTTTGGAAATCATGCTTTTGGATTCAGCACATATCCAGGAAATGGAGGCCGAATACGTCAATCGCAAGCGCAACCGGCGCGGCGGCGGAGACGTGGAGCCGCTTTACACCCAGGCCGATGTTGAGAAAACATTGCCGCTCATTGAAACCGTGCAATACGAGAGTGCGTTTGAACCCGCACCGAATATAACGGTACGTTTTCGGGACGCCGGGCATATCCTGGGATCCGCTTTTATTCGTATTGAGTATGAAGAGGAAGGCAAGAGTACGTCGTTGTTGTTTTCCGGCGACTTGGGGCGTCCAGAGCAATTGATCGTCAACGATCCTGCCGTGGCTGTCACTCCGGATTACCTGTTTCTGGAGTCCACTTACGGGAACAGAAATCACAAGGATGACAGCAACAGCCTGGACGAGTTGGCCGAAGCCGTACAGTACAGTCATTCCCATGGGGAAAAGGTCGTGATTCCCGCTTTTGCCGTGGAGCGGTCACAGCAGATCATTTATTCCTTGTTTTTGTTGTATAAGCAGGGGCGGCTTCCGGCAGATATGCCGGTCTATCTTGATAGCCCCATGGCTATTCGAGCGACGGAAGTTTTTCGCAGCCACCCGGAATATTTTGATGCGGAGACGAGGCGATACCTGCAGAATGGAGAGGATCCCCTTGATCTGCCCAACCTGAAATTTACGTTGAGCACAGCCGAGTCACAAGCCATCAACAGTACTCCCGGACCGGCCGTAGTTATTTCAGCCAGTGGCATGGCCACGGCGGGACGCATCAAGCACCATTTGAAGCACAATCTTTGGAAATCCGGTGCCAGTGTCGTGTTTGTGGGGTACCAGGGTGTTGGAACCCCTGGGCGTAAAATTGTGAACGGGGCTGAGAAAATTCGATTATTCGGTGAAGATGTGGCGGTGAAGGCGCGGGTTTTCACTATCAACGGGTTCTCCGGACATGCCGGTCAATCGGAATTGCTGGATTGGGTCAGTCGGTTTCATGCGGATCGCATGAAAATTTTTCTGGTCCATGGTGAGCCTGCCGCACAGCAGGAGTTTGCCGGTCTGTTGCAGGAGCGTTTTGGTCTGGATGTTCATATTCCAGATCATTTGGAAGAGGCGGTGCTTGCTCCGGGCGAGGTGTTGGAAACCGTGCGCCACGCCGAGACAGCGCGACCCAGTGTGGATTGGGACTTCCTGGTCGGCGATTCGGAGCGCCTGCTTGGGGAATTGCAAAATAGGATTGCCGGACTCAAGGAAAAAACTTGGGTGGAGCAAACCGAGATTCGTGACAGGTTGATGACCGTGAATCGCCTCATGGTGGAACTTATTTCCGAAATTTAG
- the rsmD gene encoding 16S rRNA (guanine(966)-N(2))-methyltransferase RsmD has product MRIISGRFGGRILRTSEGPGYRPATSKVRQSIFSMLEARGLQWPGARVADLFAGSGSLAIESLSRGADHALFVEKSASAAKVLRDNLQALGVARSQVRVAVADVIQVLKRGSEQVYDVIFVDPPYGKGLLDPALKALLANGWLAPDGFLLAEVEASLKPDCPEELECITDRTYGQTRIILWRNTTPDSPSTPEPLTR; this is encoded by the coding sequence ATGCGTATTATAAGCGGGAGATTTGGAGGCCGCATACTTCGGACTTCTGAGGGACCGGGGTATCGTCCTGCGACCTCCAAGGTTCGGCAGTCCATTTTCTCCATGCTGGAGGCCCGGGGATTGCAATGGCCGGGCGCACGCGTCGCGGACCTGTTCGCTGGAAGCGGCAGCCTGGCTATCGAGTCGCTTAGCCGAGGCGCGGACCATGCTTTGTTTGTGGAGAAGTCGGCCAGTGCCGCCAAGGTGCTTCGTGACAATCTTCAGGCATTGGGTGTTGCACGGTCTCAGGTGCGTGTAGCCGTGGCGGACGTGATACAGGTTTTGAAGCGGGGTTCGGAGCAGGTATACGACGTGATTTTCGTGGATCCGCCCTACGGCAAGGGGCTGTTGGATCCTGCTCTGAAGGCGTTGCTTGCCAATGGCTGGCTCGCTCCGGACGGTTTTTTGCTTGCGGAGGTGGAGGCCTCGCTCAAGCCGGACTGCCCCGAGGAATTGGAATGCATTACCGACCGGACCTACGGTCAGACAAGGATTATATTATGGCGCAACACAACTCCCGACTCGCCATCTACCCCGGAACCTTTGACCCGCTGA
- the coaD gene encoding pantetheine-phosphate adenylyltransferase, protein MAQHNSRLAIYPGTFDPLTNGHVSLIRRGTKIFDTVVFAVARSTSKNTLFSLEERVALAREALGNFRGILVEPFDGLLVDYARRRGAGAILRGMRAVSDFEYEFQMALMNRKLNKDVETVFLMTDFKWMYLSSTIVKDVARNGGSIKGLVPECVITPLYKRCEERRRQALGE, encoded by the coding sequence ATGGCGCAACACAACTCCCGACTCGCCATCTACCCCGGAACCTTTGACCCGCTGACCAACGGGCATGTCAGCCTGATCCGCCGCGGGACAAAGATTTTTGATACGGTGGTTTTCGCCGTGGCCCGGAGTACCTCTAAAAATACTTTGTTCAGCCTGGAAGAGCGAGTGGCCCTGGCTAGAGAGGCGCTGGGCAATTTTCGTGGCATTCTTGTGGAGCCGTTTGACGGTTTGCTTGTAGATTATGCCCGGCGCCGCGGCGCGGGCGCCATTCTGCGGGGAATGCGCGCGGTGTCGGACTTTGAGTATGAATTTCAGATGGCACTCATGAATCGCAAGTTGAACAAGGATGTTGAGACAGTTTTTTTGATGACGGATTTCAAGTGGATGTATCTTTCCTCCACCATCGTCAAGGATGTGGCTCGCAACGGTGGCTCCATTAAAGGATTGGTGCCGGAGTGCGTGATAACGCCGCTGTACAAGCGTTGCGAGGAGCGACGCAGGCAGGCGCTCGGGGAGTGA
- the miaA gene encoding tRNA (adenosine(37)-N6)-dimethylallyltransferase MiaA, which produces MEEHSTPPPMKVVCILGPTGTGKTRAALSLGHAVEVINFDSRQVYRDFPIITAQPDEDERAMAPHHLYGFLPTRAPMNAAHMAELAVRTIRAVTERGNLPVLVGGTGLYLRVLLEGIAPIPEIPRAVRQRVLERLEREGPQVLHAELQDIDPLYASKIHPNDSQRNARAQEVWLATGETLSSWHAKARPVEPLDAFCLGVTVDLDTLTPKLAARIDEMMQQGALEEARTAYEHCSDPSAPGWSGIGCAELLSWILEQSTLDQARDLWIRNTRAYAKRQITWCRREERLQRFQAGDEPGMARAVTEWLEQ; this is translated from the coding sequence ATGGAAGAACATTCCACGCCCCCCCCCATGAAGGTGGTTTGCATCCTTGGTCCCACGGGAACAGGGAAGACTCGTGCCGCTTTATCGCTTGGCCATGCCGTTGAAGTGATCAACTTCGATTCCCGGCAGGTTTATCGGGATTTTCCCATCATTACGGCGCAGCCCGACGAGGATGAACGGGCCATGGCTCCGCACCATCTCTATGGTTTTTTGCCCACTCGGGCACCCATGAATGCGGCGCATATGGCCGAGTTGGCGGTGCGGACCATTCGGGCCGTGACCGAGCGTGGCAATCTTCCCGTGCTTGTGGGGGGGACAGGCCTGTATTTGCGCGTGTTGCTGGAAGGCATCGCTCCTATACCGGAGATCCCCCGGGCAGTCCGCCAGCGTGTGCTGGAACGATTGGAGCGGGAAGGTCCGCAGGTGCTGCATGCAGAACTTCAGGATATTGATCCTTTGTATGCGTCCAAGATTCATCCCAACGACAGCCAGCGGAACGCCCGCGCCCAGGAGGTCTGGTTGGCGACGGGAGAAACGCTTAGTTCCTGGCATGCCAAGGCTCGCCCCGTGGAGCCGCTGGATGCTTTTTGCCTGGGCGTGACCGTGGACCTGGATACCCTGACTCCAAAACTGGCAGCACGCATTGATGAGATGATGCAACAGGGAGCGTTGGAGGAGGCCCGCACAGCATATGAACATTGCTCGGATCCCTCGGCTCCGGGGTGGTCCGGGATTGGATGTGCCGAGCTGCTTTCCTGGATTCTTGAGCAGAGCACCTTGGACCAGGCCCGGGATTTATGGATTCGCAACACCAGGGCATATGCCAAACGTCAGATAACTTGGTGCCGTCGGGAAGAGCGGTTGCAGCGTTTTCAGGCTGGTGACGAACCGGGAATGGCCCGGGCCGTGACCGAGTGGCTGGAACAATGA
- a CDS encoding twin-arginine translocase TatA/TatE family subunit: MFGLGVWELVLILLIVVLIFGANKLPEVGAGIGKAIQNFKRATGEPEEIDVTPGKDKVGDQDQDKNKEA; the protein is encoded by the coding sequence ATGTTCGGACTTGGTGTTTGGGAACTCGTCCTGATTCTGCTCATTGTGGTGCTGATTTTTGGTGCCAACAAGCTTCCGGAAGTCGGTGCCGGCATCGGCAAGGCCATTCAAAATTTCAAGCGCGCTACGGGCGAGCCTGAAGAAATCGACGTAACTCCAGGCAAGGATAAAGTCGGAGACCAGGACCAAGATAAAAATAAAGAGGCGTAA
- a CDS encoding HAD family hydrolase has product MFYLNELTSSDLLDGVRGIIFDCDGVLIDSLNANIWYYDTLREHFGHPPMDQELREYIHAHTMDESIRKLVPPEQLEAAQAYQQAFDYRRALPHIELEKGLREVLSWMRGAGLRMGINTSRTDTLDLILEYFDIGEFFHPAITSYKVARPKPHPEGIHAILESWRMRPEDVIYIGDTKVDEYNAEAADVRLWSLKNPYLKAEMMIPDYWTLLAYLRRTYGFFG; this is encoded by the coding sequence GTGTTTTACCTGAACGAGTTGACGAGCAGTGATCTTCTAGATGGAGTGCGCGGAATCATTTTTGATTGTGACGGTGTGTTGATTGATTCCCTCAACGCCAACATTTGGTATTATGATACCCTGCGGGAACATTTCGGCCACCCGCCCATGGACCAAGAATTGCGGGAGTATATCCACGCGCACACCATGGACGAATCCATACGCAAACTGGTTCCGCCGGAACAGCTTGAAGCGGCCCAGGCGTATCAGCAGGCTTTTGACTATCGCCGTGCCTTACCGCATATTGAGCTGGAAAAGGGACTGCGGGAGGTGCTGAGCTGGATGCGCGGTGCCGGACTTCGGATGGGGATCAATACGAGCCGAACCGACACGTTGGATCTTATCTTGGAGTATTTTGACATCGGCGAATTTTTCCATCCCGCCATCACGTCGTATAAAGTCGCACGACCCAAGCCCCATCCGGAGGGTATTCATGCCATCTTGGAATCCTGGCGGATGCGGCCTGAGGATGTGATTTACATCGGCGATACAAAGGTGGACGAATACAACGCCGAAGCCGCCGACGTCCGACTCTGGTCATTGAAGAACCCCTATCTCAAGGCAGAGATGATGATCCCCGATTATTGGACGCTGCTCGCTTACTTGCGACGGACCTACGGATTTTTCGGGTAG
- a CDS encoding YggT family protein has translation MDLVIRGLAQLIHVVLFGYQLVVIVAALITWVNPDPYNPIVRTLRALTEPVFYRVRRWLPFVYVSGIDLSPVVVILVLGFLDYVIPGNLIRLAMHV, from the coding sequence ATGGACCTCGTAATTCGCGGGCTTGCGCAGCTCATCCATGTCGTCCTTTTCGGATATCAACTCGTGGTCATTGTGGCCGCGCTGATCACCTGGGTCAATCCTGACCCTTACAACCCCATCGTCCGCACGTTGCGTGCTTTGACAGAACCGGTATTCTACCGTGTCCGCCGCTGGTTGCCCTTCGTGTACGTCAGTGGCATCGACCTTTCCCCGGTCGTTGTCATCCTTGTTTTGGGATTTCTCGACTACGTCATCCCCGGCAATCTGATTCGACTGGCCATGCACGTCTAG